A window of Lacibacter sediminis contains these coding sequences:
- the rimO gene encoding 30S ribosomal protein S12 methylthiotransferase RimO yields MKSKTLKKDKINIITLGCSKNMVDSEVLSGQLMANDIDVVHESSKKDHNIVVINTCGFIDKAKEESINTILDQVELKRRGKLDKVIVTGCLSERYKNNLEAEIPEVDAFYGTMELPMILKQFEADYKTELVGERLLSTPSHYAYLKISEGCNRTCAFCAIPLMRGQHVSKSMDDLVKEAEGLVKKGVKEIMLIAQELTYYGLDLYKKRMLGDLMHRLADVKGLEWIRLHYAYPHKFPLDVLDVMRERPNICNYLDMPLQHASDNMLKAMRRQITRTETEELIAAVREKVPGLCLRTTLIAGFPGETLDDIEETKLFLQKQRFDRVGIFTYSHEEGTSGFDLVDDVPAEEKERRAQEIMGVQQEISYELNQEKIGKTFKTIVDKKEAGRYLGRTEFDSVEVDNEVIIQTDKRLKIGEFVNVKITKAFDYDLEGEVV; encoded by the coding sequence ATGAAAAGTAAGACATTAAAAAAAGACAAGATCAACATCATTACACTCGGCTGCAGCAAGAATATGGTGGATAGTGAAGTGCTGAGCGGTCAGTTAATGGCCAATGACATTGATGTGGTGCACGAGAGCAGTAAGAAAGATCATAACATTGTTGTTATAAATACCTGTGGCTTTATTGATAAGGCAAAGGAAGAAAGCATCAATACCATTTTAGACCAGGTGGAACTGAAACGTCGTGGTAAACTGGATAAAGTGATTGTAACCGGCTGCCTGAGCGAACGTTACAAAAATAACCTGGAAGCAGAGATACCGGAAGTGGATGCGTTTTACGGAACCATGGAACTCCCTATGATCTTAAAACAATTTGAAGCTGATTATAAAACGGAGCTGGTGGGTGAGCGTTTATTGAGCACGCCATCGCACTACGCTTATTTAAAGATCAGCGAGGGTTGTAACCGCACCTGTGCCTTTTGTGCTATTCCGTTAATGCGTGGCCAACACGTGAGCAAGAGCATGGACGACCTGGTGAAAGAAGCAGAAGGCCTGGTAAAGAAAGGTGTAAAAGAAATTATGCTCATTGCACAGGAACTGACATATTACGGGTTAGACCTCTACAAAAAACGCATGTTGGGCGATTTAATGCATCGTTTGGCAGATGTGAAAGGATTAGAGTGGATCCGTTTGCATTACGCCTATCCGCATAAATTTCCATTGGATGTATTGGATGTGATGCGTGAGCGACCAAACATCTGCAACTATCTCGACATGCCGTTGCAACATGCAAGTGATAATATGCTGAAAGCAATGCGCAGGCAAATCACCAGAACCGAGACAGAAGAATTGATTGCAGCTGTTCGTGAAAAAGTTCCCGGACTTTGTTTGCGCACTACATTGATCGCTGGTTTCCCCGGTGAAACACTCGATGATATTGAAGAAACAAAACTCTTCCTGCAAAAACAACGTTTCGACCGTGTGGGCATTTTCACTTACAGTCATGAAGAAGGCACCAGTGGTTTTGATTTAGTTGATGATGTGCCTGCAGAAGAAAAAGAACGCCGTGCACAGGAGATCATGGGCGTACAACAGGAAATTTCTTATGAACTGAACCAGGAGAAAATCGGAAAAACATTCAAGACGATTGTTGATAAAAAAGAAGCAGGTCGTTATCTCGGCCGTACAGAATTCGATTCAGTGGAAGTAGATAATGAAGTGATCATTCAAACAGACAAGCGATTAAAGATCGGTGAGTTTGTAAATGTAAAAATCACCAAGGCATTTGATTATGATCTGGAAGGAGAAGTTGTGTGA
- a CDS encoding Spy/CpxP family protein refolding chaperone gives MSKTKFLTILVVLLLVLNAITLYFFLGNKPAPRKKPGGNRPYSEYITKKLNLDTVQQQKLKELRDKHKQELDSLRKEDRQIQEAKTQLLKDGVTDSLKLDSIFTVSAANKKKFEMAFHNHFMQIRALCRPDQLELFNQTLDEMNKRRMQGWGDKKGPQQSNEKEKK, from the coding sequence ATGAGTAAGACAAAATTTCTCACAATCCTCGTTGTGTTATTATTAGTGCTGAATGCAATTACCCTTTATTTTTTCCTGGGTAACAAACCGGCTCCAAGGAAAAAACCCGGTGGTAACAGGCCCTACTCTGAATACATCACCAAAAAATTAAATCTTGATACAGTTCAGCAACAGAAGCTGAAAGAACTGCGGGATAAGCACAAACAGGAACTCGATTCATTACGCAAAGAAGACAGGCAGATACAGGAAGCAAAAACACAATTACTCAAAGATGGAGTAACGGACAGTTTAAAACTTGATTCCATCTTTACAGTTTCCGCTGCCAATAAAAAGAAATTTGAAATGGCGTTTCATAATCACTTTATGCAGATAAGAGCTTTGTGCCGTCCTGATCAGCTTGAGCTGTTCAACCAAACATTAGATGAAATGAATAAACGCAGAATGCAGGGATGGGGTGATAAAAAAGGTCCGCAGCAATCAAACGAGAAAGAAAAGAAATAA
- a CDS encoding RNA polymerase sigma factor, which produces MLSFSENEQAFKDFITQHQPRVYNTALNLLQNAEDAEEITQDVFIEAWNKAHTFKGEAQVSTWLYRITVNKSIDHIRSKKRKKRFAFITSLFHDSGEPISDAGDFVHPGVVTENREKAAMLYKAIDQLPETQRIAFLLSETGGLSYAEISEITGSSVSSIESLLFRARKNLRGLLAGYYKNLPE; this is translated from the coding sequence ATGCTCAGCTTTTCAGAAAACGAACAGGCGTTCAAAGACTTTATCACACAACACCAACCCCGGGTGTACAATACTGCATTGAACCTGTTGCAAAATGCTGAGGATGCTGAAGAAATTACACAGGACGTTTTTATTGAAGCCTGGAACAAGGCCCACACATTTAAAGGCGAAGCGCAGGTGAGCACCTGGCTATACCGCATCACCGTTAATAAAAGCATTGACCACATCAGGAGCAAAAAGCGAAAAAAGCGGTTTGCCTTCATCACCAGCCTGTTTCATGACAGCGGCGAACCCATCAGCGATGCCGGTGATTTTGTGCACCCCGGCGTGGTAACCGAAAACCGGGAAAAGGCAGCGATGCTTTACAAGGCCATCGACCAGCTACCTGAAACCCAGCGAATTGCCTTTTTGTTGAGCGAAACCGGGGGATTGAGCTATGCCGAAATAAGCGAAATTACCGGCAGTTCCGTATCTTCCATTGAATCATTACTGTTCCGGGCACGCAAAAACCTGAGAGGATTGCTGGCCGGTTACTATAAAAATTTACCTGAATAG